One segment of Nostoc flagelliforme CCNUN1 DNA contains the following:
- a CDS encoding HNH endonuclease: MGGKDEYKNLQILHRHCHDEKTTEDGSVVKYT, from the coding sequence TTGGGAGGCAAAGACGAATATAAAAATCTCCAGATATTACACAGACACTGCCACGATGAAAAGACAACCGAAGATGGTTCAGTTGTGAAGTACACATGA
- a CDS encoding HNH endonuclease — protein sequence MIDPEEIRKLLVNGDSIRQWLLSKAPDEIVGNTCKQCFCVLAKFLEDKGFGCVAIGNVFDLTTFQIASPDDPSLQKYWEKRHQKYGKSYWEKNSHNYKIAQTQNWKCPICGEPLFNGEELNTHHIVPVARSGRDDIENLQHLHHACHKQEHSKTKSTRLK from the coding sequence ATGATTGACCCCGAAGAAATCCGAAAATTGCTAGTCAATGGTGACAGCATCCGGCAATGGTTGCTCTCGAAAGCGCCTGACGAAATCGTTGGTAACACCTGCAAGCAATGCTTTTGTGTACTTGCTAAGTTTCTGGAAGATAAAGGATTTGGATGTGTTGCGATCGGTAACGTGTTTGATTTGACGACGTTCCAGATAGCATCACCGGATGACCCTTCACTCCAAAAATACTGGGAAAAACGTCACCAGAAATATGGAAAGAGCTATTGGGAGAAAAACTCTCATAATTATAAAATCGCTCAAACCCAAAATTGGAAATGTCCTATCTGTGGTGAACCTTTATTCAATGGAGAGGAATTAAACACCCATCACATAGTTCCCGTTGCTCGAAGTGGACGAGACGACATTGAAAACTTACAGCACTTGCACCATGCGTGTCACAAACAGGAACATTCTAAAACCAAGTCAACTCGCTTGAAGTAA
- a CDS encoding sigma factor-like helix-turn-helix DNA-binding protein translates to MLESNCESQTENQEDFPGYPRRKMKVSVCPRIEYVNKEFDLEAIASDGDFIEVSKEVQKALHAPEKSANEWLKASMQGETSCGRERYGQKKVCHACYASQIDTRESHRKYNSSDKGKSRLAAYRSKKKPQPKTVQSLMLKRSAELTAKLGSPNNLDLSVLTKRQAEIFTMYYGIGREPMTLEAIAKEFSCKKQNVAQLRNYALKNLLKQARDQAKALAQ, encoded by the coding sequence ATGCTAGAATCAAACTGCGAATCTCAAACCGAGAACCAGGAAGATTTTCCTGGATATCCCAGGAGAAAAATGAAAGTAAGTGTATGCCCTCGCATTGAGTACGTAAACAAGGAGTTTGACTTGGAGGCGATCGCCTCTGACGGAGACTTCATTGAAGTCTCCAAAGAAGTTCAGAAGGCGCTGCACGCACCAGAAAAAAGCGCCAACGAGTGGCTAAAGGCTTCCATGCAGGGCGAAACCAGCTGTGGTCGGGAGCGATATGGACAAAAGAAAGTCTGTCACGCCTGCTATGCCTCGCAGATTGACACCAGAGAATCGCACCGCAAGTACAACAGCAGTGACAAAGGCAAATCTCGCCTCGCCGCTTACCGCAGCAAGAAAAAGCCGCAGCCGAAAACCGTTCAAAGTCTGATGCTCAAGCGCAGCGCTGAATTGACGGCGAAATTAGGAAGCCCCAACAACCTTGATTTGTCTGTTCTGACCAAGAGACAGGCTGAAATCTTCACCATGTATTACGGCATCGGGCGAGAACCAATGACACTGGAAGCGATCGCCAAAGAATTTAGCTGCAAAAAGCAGAATGTCGCACAACTGAGAAATTACGCCTTGAAAAATTTATTGAAGCAAGCCCGCGACCAAGCTAAAGCCTTGGCACAGTAG
- a CDS encoding DegT/DnrJ/EryC1/StrS family aminotransferase translates to MQHERLPFFVPDIGEEEINAVTKVLQSGILTGGASGGPQVNEFERKFAERMGSGFDAIAVSSCTMGMIIALKRLGVGIGDEVITTCLTFTATAEAIAAVGAKPVIVDIDPATLNWDWEQVVSRISPRTAALLPVHFAGLPIDMDLLRAETIHGICIVEDAAHALGSKFQGVPIGGHHFSTTVFSFYPNKAMTTGEGGMIVTSKPTLMADYRIVRLHGIYRSPDAMPWDYRVVEPGLKANMDEISAAIGIAQLEKLEAGQLKRQQIAEAYTKAFADLDVELPPQPHPGDTHAWHLYVLRLPSWRSRNHFIHQMDSFGIGTSVHYVPLCLHPQWKKELDLHETDFPHAMDYFQRSVSLPIYPKMTAQDVDRVIDTVRALLT, encoded by the coding sequence ATGCAGCATGAACGTTTGCCCTTCTTTGTCCCTGACATCGGGGAAGAAGAAATCAACGCAGTGACCAAGGTTTTGCAATCCGGCATTCTGACCGGGGGCGCTAGCGGGGGCCCACAGGTTAATGAATTTGAGCGAAAGTTCGCCGAGCGCATGGGCAGCGGCTTTGATGCAATCGCTGTCTCGTCATGCACTATGGGCATGATTATTGCCTTGAAGCGGCTAGGAGTTGGTATCGGCGATGAAGTGATCACGACCTGCTTGACTTTCACCGCCACAGCAGAGGCGATCGCTGCGGTGGGAGCCAAACCAGTCATCGTAGACATCGACCCTGCCACCCTGAACTGGGACTGGGAACAAGTAGTTAGCCGAATTAGCCCAAGAACGGCGGCCTTGTTGCCAGTCCACTTTGCAGGGCTGCCGATTGACATGGATTTGCTTAGGGCTGAAACCATCCACGGAATTTGTATCGTTGAGGATGCCGCTCATGCTCTTGGTTCTAAATTCCAAGGAGTGCCAATCGGTGGACATCATTTCTCGACAACGGTATTCAGCTTCTACCCGAACAAAGCCATGACCACTGGTGAAGGTGGGATGATTGTGACGAGTAAGCCGACGCTGATGGCGGACTACCGAATTGTCCGACTGCATGGAATTTACCGCAGCCCAGACGCCATGCCTTGGGATTACCGAGTCGTCGAACCAGGGCTAAAAGCCAACATGGACGAAATTTCTGCCGCAATCGGCATCGCCCAACTCGAAAAGCTGGAAGCTGGGCAGCTTAAGCGCCAACAGATTGCTGAGGCTTACACCAAAGCATTTGCAGACTTGGATGTTGAATTGCCACCGCAGCCGCATCCAGGCGACACCCACGCTTGGCACCTTTACGTTCTGCGCCTGCCTTCATGGCGATCGCGCAATCATTTTATTCACCAGATGGATAGCTTTGGGATTGGCACTTCGGTTCACTACGTTCCGCTCTGCCTGCACCCGCAATGGAAGAAGGAGCTTGATTTGCATGAAACCGACTTTCCTCATGCAATGGATTATTTTCAGCGATCTGTAAGCCTGCCAATTTACCCAAAGATGACAGCCCAGGACGTAGACCGAGTGATTGATACTGTTCGGGCACTTTTAACTTGA
- a CDS encoding NAD-dependent epimerase/dehydratase family protein gives MRILLTGGSGFIGQYLCRHLDSLGHEVTTFDLRHPSKELEKVHYYTGSVTEIKYWRDIHGLAYDCLIHLASVVGVKAVSNQRITTTNTILEGTRNALWYCQVSRTPIIYVSTSEVYGNAPSPLYEDKSESVLGLSTIPRWGYAAAKLAAEHMTLGYQQEEGLKAAIVRPFNVTGAGQSHMVLPTFVSQASINEPITINGDGSQVRCFIAVQDAVEAITKLTCVLALEGLGNGEIFNLGNPGNEASISELAHQVKRQMSSDSQIVINATEGEIFRRIPDIAKITNLLDWYPKRSLTSIIDSMATMSKKSLASS, from the coding sequence ATGCGGATTCTATTAACAGGCGGTTCCGGGTTCATAGGGCAGTATCTTTGCAGACATTTAGACTCTTTAGGACATGAAGTGACGACTTTTGACCTACGGCATCCAAGCAAGGAACTAGAAAAAGTCCATTACTATACTGGCAGCGTCACCGAAATAAAGTACTGGAGAGACATACACGGATTGGCGTATGACTGCTTGATCCACTTGGCGTCAGTGGTTGGCGTTAAGGCAGTCAGCAATCAGCGCATCACGACCACAAATACAATCCTTGAGGGCACCCGTAACGCTCTCTGGTATTGCCAAGTCAGCCGCACACCGATTATCTATGTCTCCACATCTGAGGTCTACGGGAATGCTCCATCTCCTCTGTACGAAGACAAGTCAGAGTCGGTGCTGGGTCTTTCGACAATTCCCAGATGGGGCTACGCTGCCGCCAAGCTAGCAGCCGAACACATGACTTTGGGCTATCAGCAAGAAGAAGGACTAAAGGCGGCGATCGTGCGACCATTCAACGTGACTGGCGCTGGACAGTCTCACATGGTACTCCCAACCTTTGTCTCCCAAGCTTCCATTAACGAGCCAATCACAATCAATGGCGATGGCTCTCAGGTGCGTTGCTTCATAGCGGTGCAGGATGCCGTTGAGGCAATCACCAAACTAACTTGTGTCTTGGCGCTCGAAGGTTTGGGTAATGGCGAGATTTTCAACCTCGGCAACCCAGGAAATGAGGCAAGCATTTCGGAACTGGCTCATCAGGTCAAGCGCCAGATGAGCAGCGATAGTCAAATCGTTATCAATGCGACAGAAGGTGAAATCTTCCGCCGAATTCCAGACATTGCAAAAATCACCAACCTCCTCGACTGGTATCCCAAGCGGAGCCTGACCAGCATCATAGATTCGATGGCTACCATGTCCAAGAAGTCCCTGGCATCAAGCTAG
- a CDS encoding RRXRR domain-containing protein produces MRVSVLNPDGSPAMPTKPSRARRWLKTGRAKVVHNDLNLFCVQLICEPSGYEVQDIALGIDPGKMFTGVGVQTSRFTLFTAHLVLPFKAITKKMDGRRILRRARRGRRINRKVAFHLRAHRQKRFSNRRQGKLPPSIRANRQMELRVVKELIKLFPVSDIRYEIVKAKTEKGKGRGFSPVMVGQKFMLQWLEEMRPTVSQEGWQTSTLRQQLGLAKDKSDKSKQVPETHANDGIALAASHFMSYQSFQSRNERGHHWTGKVTVTKSVFRVISRPNLYRRQLHFENPVSGVKGNRKRKGGTITPFGFRSGDLVRAEKAGQSVLGWIGGYSEASKVVSVYDINWRRYGQFKASKVELLQRSANLCVSR; encoded by the coding sequence ATGCGTGTTTCAGTTCTCAATCCAGACGGTTCTCCTGCCATGCCCACCAAGCCCAGCCGCGCTCGTCGCTGGCTCAAAACGGGCAGAGCAAAAGTCGTTCACAACGACCTCAACCTGTTTTGCGTTCAGCTAATTTGTGAGCCATCAGGCTATGAGGTTCAAGACATCGCGTTGGGCATTGACCCAGGCAAGATGTTTACGGGTGTGGGAGTGCAAACCTCAAGATTTACGCTGTTCACCGCTCACCTTGTATTGCCCTTCAAAGCAATTACGAAAAAGATGGACGGTCGCCGGATTCTGCGCCGCGCTAGACGTGGAAGACGGATTAACCGCAAGGTTGCATTTCACCTGAGAGCGCATCGTCAGAAACGCTTCTCAAACCGCAGGCAGGGTAAATTGCCGCCTTCGATTAGAGCCAACAGGCAGATGGAATTACGAGTGGTCAAAGAGCTAATCAAACTCTTCCCGGTTTCTGACATTCGCTATGAGATTGTCAAAGCGAAAACCGAGAAAGGCAAAGGGCGCGGCTTTTCTCCGGTGATGGTGGGACAGAAATTTATGCTCCAGTGGCTAGAAGAAATGCGCCCGACTGTCTCTCAAGAAGGATGGCAAACCTCCACGCTCAGACAGCAATTAGGGCTTGCCAAAGACAAGAGCGATAAGTCTAAGCAGGTTCCTGAAACTCATGCGAATGACGGTATCGCGCTGGCAGCGAGTCACTTTATGTCCTATCAGTCGTTTCAATCTCGCAATGAGCGCGGTCATCACTGGACAGGTAAAGTTACGGTCACAAAATCGGTGTTCCGAGTCATCAGCCGACCCAATCTTTATCGTCGTCAATTGCACTTTGAGAATCCGGTCAGTGGCGTGAAGGGAAACCGCAAACGCAAGGGTGGTACTATCACGCCATTTGGGTTTCGATCTGGTGATTTAGTCAGAGCAGAGAAGGCGGGACAGAGCGTGTTGGGCTGGATTGGTGGGTACAGCGAAGCCTCGAAAGTTGTTAGCGTTTACGACATTAACTGGAGACGATATGGACAATTCAAAGCCTCAAAGGTTGAGCTATTGCAGCGCAGCGCCAACCTTTGCGTGTCGAGATAA
- a CDS encoding PIG-L deacetylase family protein, with protein MTILIVAAHPDDEVLGCGGTIAKLASQGAEVATLIMTNGEPSRNENIQLQADNASDILGSLSPRILDFPDQRLDCVPMQEIAAAVTNAVVDYEPEIVYTHFPGDLNKDHRLVFEATAIATRPTSRHRVRKLYSYHIPSSTEWAFGQLGTFTPNVFVGIAGKPLDAKRQAMSQYTKEAMEFPHPRSPEALFAIASSWGSVAGLLAAEAFVLVRDIDA; from the coding sequence ATGACAATCCTAATCGTAGCAGCGCATCCCGACGACGAGGTTTTAGGCTGCGGCGGAACGATCGCCAAGCTGGCAAGTCAGGGTGCGGAGGTTGCAACTCTAATAATGACGAACGGCGAACCAAGCCGAAACGAAAACATTCAACTACAGGCGGACAATGCATCTGACATCTTAGGTTCGCTGTCTCCCAGGATTCTAGACTTCCCCGACCAGCGACTAGACTGTGTGCCAATGCAAGAAATAGCGGCTGCTGTCACAAATGCAGTTGTCGATTACGAGCCAGAAATCGTTTACACCCATTTCCCTGGCGACCTAAACAAAGACCATCGACTGGTATTCGAGGCAACAGCGATCGCCACCAGACCTACCTCGCGGCATCGGGTACGAAAGCTTTACAGCTACCACATTCCGTCTTCAACCGAGTGGGCATTCGGACAACTGGGGACATTTACGCCAAACGTATTCGTTGGCATCGCCGGAAAGCCTCTGGATGCCAAGCGCCAAGCCATGAGCCAATACACCAAAGAAGCGATGGAGTTTCCACACCCTCGTTCACCGGAGGCTTTATTTGCGATCGCTTCCTCTTGGGGGTCTGTCGCTGGATTGCTGGCGGCAGAAGCTTTTGTACTAGTGCGAGACATTGATGCCTAG
- a CDS encoding HU family DNA-binding protein — translation MNKGELVESIASKTSVTKKVADQVLTAAIESIIESVAKGDKVVLVGFGSFEKRSRKAREGRNPKTSEKMFIPATNVPGFAPGRLFRDTVAGEKAETAEEEAVAILLG, via the coding sequence ATGAACAAAGGCGAATTAGTAGAATCAATTGCATCGAAAACGAGTGTCACCAAAAAAGTAGCAGATCAAGTACTAACTGCTGCCATCGAATCAATAATCGAGTCAGTTGCCAAAGGCGATAAAGTCGTACTTGTAGGCTTCGGGTCATTCGAGAAACGCTCTCGCAAAGCCCGTGAAGGTCGCAATCCCAAAACCAGCGAGAAAATGTTTATCCCAGCTACCAACGTTCCCGGCTTTGCGCCGGGGAGATTATTCAGGGATACTGTAGCTGGCGAGAAAGCAGAGACAGCTGAGGAAGAAGCCGTAGCAATACTGCTCGGTTAA
- a CDS encoding MFS transporter codes for MRIFTLIWFGQLVSLIGSGLTQFALGIWVYRNTGSVTQFALISLFAILPSILLSPLVGVIVDRWNRRTCMILSDGGAGLSTLAIALLLLVGQLQVWHIYLVVAVSSIFSAFQWPAYAAATSMLVPKQHLGRASGMVQFAGATSQLLSPMLAGVLVVTIQIQGVILIDCFTFIFSLVMLLLVRFPEPKTTAEHEVKKSWQLREFTYGWTYITARPGLLGLLIFFAAINFLIGGVSVLFTPLVLAFATANVLGTVLSIGGSGMLLGGLVMSVWGGPKNRILGVFGFTLSGALCIILVGLRPSVPVFFAAAFIYFFGVSMINGCDQAIWQSKVAPAVQGRVFAVRSMLALAPLPLAYVIAGPLTDQVFEPLLAPTGLLAGSIGKIIGVGRGYGIGLLFVVIGILTMIAVAFGYLYQPLRRLHHQLPDAIADEALP; via the coding sequence ATGCGAATATTTACCTTGATCTGGTTTGGGCAACTTGTCTCATTAATTGGCTCTGGGCTGACTCAATTTGCTTTAGGTATCTGGGTATACCGAAATACTGGGTCAGTCACGCAATTTGCCCTGATTTCTTTGTTCGCAATACTGCCAAGCATTTTGTTGTCACCCTTGGTCGGTGTGATTGTAGATCGCTGGAACCGTCGCACTTGTATGATACTTAGCGATGGTGGAGCAGGACTGAGTACGCTAGCTATTGCGCTGTTGCTCTTGGTTGGTCAGCTTCAAGTCTGGCATATCTACCTAGTTGTAGCAGTTAGTTCGATCTTTAGCGCTTTCCAATGGCCAGCCTATGCTGCTGCAACTTCAATGCTTGTTCCAAAGCAACACCTTGGTCGTGCCAGTGGTATGGTGCAATTTGCAGGGGCAACTTCACAGCTGCTTTCACCTATGTTAGCAGGTGTGCTGGTTGTGACTATTCAGATTCAGGGCGTAATCCTGATCGACTGCTTTACTTTTATCTTTTCCCTGGTGATGCTGCTACTCGTCCGATTCCCTGAGCCGAAAACTACCGCAGAGCATGAAGTGAAGAAAAGTTGGCAACTGCGGGAGTTCACCTATGGGTGGACATACATCACTGCTCGACCCGGACTACTAGGATTGTTGATTTTCTTTGCTGCCATTAATTTTTTAATCGGAGGTGTCAGCGTACTATTTACACCACTGGTATTAGCCTTTGCTACGGCTAATGTACTGGGTACGGTGCTGTCCATTGGTGGAAGCGGTATGTTGCTTGGTGGCCTGGTGATGAGCGTTTGGGGCGGCCCCAAGAACCGTATCCTTGGTGTGTTTGGTTTTACCCTATCAGGTGCATTGTGCATAATACTTGTGGGGCTTAGACCTTCTGTTCCAGTCTTCTTTGCAGCTGCTTTCATCTACTTTTTTGGGGTGTCTATGATTAATGGCTGTGACCAGGCCATCTGGCAGAGCAAAGTCGCACCTGCGGTTCAGGGACGTGTGTTTGCCGTACGAAGTATGCTCGCTTTGGCACCACTACCCCTTGCCTATGTGATTGCAGGACCTTTAACCGATCAAGTTTTCGAGCCATTACTTGCCCCTACAGGGTTATTAGCTGGAAGTATTGGCAAGATCATTGGTGTCGGTCGAGGATATGGCATTGGTTTGTTGTTTGTTGTCATCGGAATCTTGACTATGATAGCGGTCGCATTTGGCTATCTATATCAACCTCTACGACGGCTACACCATCAACTGCCAGATGCAATTGCTGATGAGGCTCTCCCATAG
- a CDS encoding DUF3085 domain-containing protein — translation MLLRFKKSEVQVLLDHAKSATSHREPYSSDRNAPPALLLVGDDGIYLMSNGLPTLLADGTTRSASADSKACIVYAEECNPEMMAFDDWWEAKNESFGGDDGVESLEVESVELGMDFDPEYFVIEMDSEQSEFSILYKSTERSGATKD, via the coding sequence ATGTTATTAAGATTCAAGAAGTCTGAAGTCCAAGTTTTGTTGGATCATGCAAAGTCAGCAACTTCGCACAGAGAACCTTACAGCAGCGACCGCAATGCTCCTCCAGCATTGCTCTTAGTCGGCGATGATGGAATTTATCTGATGTCCAACGGGCTTCCTACCTTGCTAGCCGATGGGACGACAAGGAGTGCTAGCGCCGACTCCAAGGCATGTATTGTCTACGCCGAGGAATGCAATCCAGAGATGATGGCTTTTGATGATTGGTGGGAAGCCAAGAACGAAAGCTTCGGCGGCGATGATGGGGTTGAATCCCTGGAAGTTGAATCTGTAGAACTAGGAATGGATTTCGATCCTGAGTATTTTGTTATTGAAATGGACTCAGAACAGTCTGAGTTCAGCATTTTGTACAAATCAACAGAGCGATCGGGAGCCACCAAAGACTAA